DNA from Hyphomicrobiales bacterium:
GCGCACCGAAAACAGGATAGAGCACGCCAGCAGCGAGCGGCACACCCGCCGAGTTGTAGATGAACGCAAAGAACAGGTTCTGCTTGATGTTGCGAAGCGTTGCCTCGGACAGTTTTCGTGCCCGGACAATCCCCAACAGGTCACCCCGGAGCAGGGTTACACCGGCACTTTCGACGGCCACATCGGCACCCGTTCCCATAGCAATACCGACTTCGGCCGCTGCCAAGGCTGGTGCATCGTTCACGCCATCGCCTGCCATGGCTACTTTGTGGCCCTGCGAGTGTAGATCATCGACGAGAGCCTTCTTGTCTTCGGGCAGAACACCGGCGCGAACTTCATCGATGCCAAGCTGATCGGCCACCGCTTGCGCTGTGCGCTCGTTGTCGCCTGTTGCCATGATGATTTTTAAACCTGCGTCGTGCAGCGCCTGGATCGCACCCGCAGTCGTCTCTTTAATCGGGTCTGACACCGCGATTAGTCCCGCCAAATCGCCGTCGAACGCAATAAACATGACGGTCTTGCCCTCAGCGCGCAGCGCATCGGCCTTGGCGTCGAGCGCTCCATGGTCGACGCCCATGATGTCCATCATAGCAACGTTGCCCAACGCAATAGTGCGCTCGCCTGAGCGGCCTCGCACGCCCTTGCCCGTGACGGCTTCAAAATCAACGGACGGCGCCGCTTGGATATCGCGCGCAGCAATACCTTCAACGATCGCCTCAGCAAGCGGGTGTTCTGAACCTGCTTCCAGCCCGCGCACGAGCGACAGTACCGTTTTCTCATCATGTCCCGCCTGTAGGACGACATCTGTCAGACTCGGCTTTCCCTCGGTCAGAGTGCCGGTTTTATCAACGACCACGACATCAACCTTGGCCATGCGCTCAAGGGATTCCGCATCTTTGATGAGTATACCTTCCTGCGCCCCGCGACCGGTTGCAGTCATGATCGACATGGGGGTGGCAAGCCCCAAGGCACATGGGCAGGCGATGATGAGTACCGAGACGGCTGAAACAATCGCAAAAGCAAAGGCTGGGTCTGGACCCACTACAAACCAGACGATGAACGCTATCACCGCGATGACCACCACGGTCGGCACGAAGTAAGACGAGACCTTATCGGCAAGGCCTTGAATGGGCGCGCGTGAGCGTTGTGCGGCGGATACCATAGCGACAATACGCGAGAGCATCGTGCCTTCGCCAACCTTGTCGGCAACAATAATCAAGCCGCCATTTTTGTTGAGAGTACCGCCGGTAACGCGATCTCCCTCGCCTTTTTCAACTGGCAATGGCTCACCGGTCAGCATGCTTTCATCGACCGATGATCGACCCTCTCTGACGACTGAATCTACAGGAATTGCCTCTCCTGGCCGAACGCGAAGAACGTCGCCTTCGATGATGTTTTCCAATGGAGCGTCATACTCATCGCCATCGGGCGTCACACGGCGCGCCGTCTTAGGAGCCAGATCAAGAAGCGCCCGAATAGCGTCACCCGTGCGCTCGCGGGCGCGCAGTTCGAGCACTTGGCCAACAAAGACCAGAGCCACGATGACAACCGCAGCTTCGAAGTAGACTGGCATATGCCCGCCAGGCATCTGTAGACCAGCAGGAAAGAGCCCAGGTAAGAAGGTGGCAATCGTGGAGTAGATGTAGGCCGTACCGACGCCGATCATGATCAACGTCCACATATTCAAATTCCAGGTTTTGAGTGACGTCCAGCCCCGATGAAAAAACGGTGCCGCCGCCCATACAATAACCGGCGTTGCCAGGGCA
Protein-coding regions in this window:
- a CDS encoding heavy metal translocating P-type ATPase yields the protein MEKTANHEHHHAADGSCCGGHHDTGDEKSGSIYERATKPENGVVIDPVCGMTVKLDADKPSLEYKGDTYRFCSEGCRAKFNADPWFYVSGNKARKKPPADKTALYTCPMDPEIIQEGPGTCPICGMALEPMDGIAEGPNHELIDFTRRLWVSALAAIPLLILTMGPMLGLPIREWLGESVTLYLEFALATPVIVWAAAPFFHRGWTSLKTWNLNMWTLIMIGVGTAYIYSTIATFLPGLFPAGLQMPGGHMPVYFEAAVVIVALVFVGQVLELRARERTGDAIRALLDLAPKTARRVTPDGDEYDAPLENIIEGDVLRVRPGEAIPVDSVVREGRSSVDESMLTGEPLPVEKGEGDRVTGGTLNKNGGLIIVADKVGEGTMLSRIVAMVSAAQRSRAPIQGLADKVSSYFVPTVVVIAVIAFIVWFVVGPDPAFAFAIVSAVSVLIIACPCALGLATPMSIMTATGRGAQEGILIKDAESLERMAKVDVVVVDKTGTLTEGKPSLTDVVLQAGHDEKTVLSLVRGLEAGSEHPLAEAIVEGIAARDIQAAPSVDFEAVTGKGVRGRSGERTIALGNVAMMDIMGVDHGALDAKADALRAEGKTVMFIAFDGDLAGLIAVSDPIKETTAGAIQALHDAGLKIIMATGDNERTAQAVADQLGIDEVRAGVLPEDKKALVDDLHSQGHKVAMAGDGVNDAPALAAAEVGIAMGTGADVAVESAGVTLLRGDLLGIVRARKLSEATLRNIKQNLFFAFIYNSAGVPLAAGVLYPVFGALLSPMFAAAAMSLSSVSVITNALRLKRAKLEA